In the genome of Cercospora beticola chromosome 2, complete sequence, one region contains:
- the HTA1 gene encoding histone H2A: MTGGKSGGKASGAKSNAQSRSSKAGLAFPVGRVHRLLRKGNYAQRVGAGAPVYLAAVLEYLAAEILELAGNAARDNKKTRIIPRHLQLAIRNDEELNKLLGHVTIAQGGVLPNIHQNLLPKKTTGTKPGKGGASQEL, translated from the exons ATGACTGGAGGCAAGTCCGGAGGCAAGGCCAGCGGTGCCAAGTCGAACGCCCAATC TCGCTCATCCAAGGCCGGTCTCGCATTCCCAGTCGGTCGTGTCCACAGACTCCTCCGCAAGGGCAACTACGCTCAGCGTGTTGGTGCCG GTGCTCCCGTCTACCTCGCAGCTGTCCTCGAATACCTGGCAGCCGAAATCCTCGAGTTGGCTGGTAACGCTGCTCGTGACAACAAGAAGACGCGTATTATCCCACGTCATCTTCAGTTGGCCATCCGCAACGATGAGGAGTTGAACAAGCTCCTCGGCCACGTCACCATCGCACAGGGTGGTGTGCTTCCAAACATTCACCAGA ACCTCCTGCCCAAGAAGACCACCGGTACCAAGCCAGGCAAGGGTGGTGCATCACAAGAGCTGTAG
- the HTB1 gene encoding histone H2B: MAPKAATKTPTTAGKAPAGKAPAEKKEAGKKTAAPSGDKKKRTKTRKETYSSYIYKVLKQVHPDTGISNRAMSILNSFVNDIFERVATEASKLAAYNKKSTISSREIQTSVRLILPGELAKHAVSEGTKAVTKYSSSTK; this comes from the exons ATGGCACCAAAGGCAGCAACCAAG ACCCCAACCACCGCCGGCAAGGCACCAGCTGGCAAGGCTCctgctgagaagaaggaggctggcaagaagaCCGCCGCCCCATCTggtgacaagaagaagcgcaccAAGACCAGAAAGGAGACCTACTCTTCTTACATCTACAAGG TCCTCAAGCAGGTCCACCCAGACACTGGTATCTCCAACCGTGCCATGTCGATCCTCAACTCCTTCGTGAACGACATCTTCGAGCGCGTCGCAACTGAGGCTTCCAAGCTCGCTGCCTACAACAAGAAGTCAACGATCTCATCACGCGAAATCCAGACTTCCGTGCGACTCATCCTTCCTGGTGAGCTGGCCAAGCACGCCGTGTCTGAGGGCACCAAGGCCGTCACCAAGTACTCTTCCAGCACCAAGTAA